In Candidatus Moanabacter tarae, the genomic stretch CAACAAATCAGAATAGGGTGACAACAAATCTAAAATTAGATCCCGTTGCCAAAGCAGAGGTACTTCTTGAAGCGTTGCCTTATATCCAGCGCTTCAGAGATTCCACATTCTTGATTAAATACGGCGGCAGTTTCATGGACGACCCAGACAAAAGTCTTCGACTTCAAGTGATACGAGACATTGTTCTCCTGAACGCAGTTGGCGTACGAATTGTTATTGTCCATGGGGGAGGCAAAGCTATCAGCCGGGCTATGGGAAAAGCTGGATTGGAGCCACGTTTTATTCGAGGCCTCAGAGTAACCGATAAAGAATCAATCAGAATTGTTGAAAAGACACTCAACAAAGAGATCAACAACGAAATATGCGACCTTCTATCTCACCAAAAAGGAAAGCCACTAGGACTTCCCGGAAACGCGATTCTTAATTGTAGCAAACTCGAAAGTTTCAGCGAAAATGGAGAACTGATCGATCTTGGATTTGTAGGTAAGATTCAGAATGTCTCTACAGAGCCCGTAGAATCTTGTTTAGAAGATGGATCCATCCCAGTTCTATCGTCCATTGCCACAGATCGTGGTGGTAACGTTTTCAACACAAACGCCGATGAGGCAGCTTCCGCCGTAGCCTCTGCATTGTTAGCACGCCGACTGGTATATCTATGCGACGTTCCCGGACTTTTGCGGGATCCGAAAGACCCCTCCTCCATTATTAGAACTCTCTACCTTGACGAAGTTGACGAGTTAAAAAATGCCGGTGTTATTTCATCTGGAATGTTGCCTAAAGTTGACAGTGCAATCCGAGCTATCAAAGCCGGAGTCAAAAGAGTACACTTCATCGATGCTCGAATGCCGCACAGCATTTTACTCGAGATCTTTACGGACAAAGGAATCGGAACAGAGATTAGAAAATGACAGCAATAGAAACTGAATGGGAAAGCCTCTACCAGGAGTATTCTCTTGGAAACTATGGAACCCCTCCCCTAACCCTCGTCAAGGGCCAAGGAACCAAGATTTGGGACGACCAAGGAAAGGAATATCTGGATTTTGTCTGCGGTATCGCCGTTACTTCAATCGGTCATTGCCACCCAATTTGGGTCAACCGTATCCAAGACCAGGTTGGAAAACTCGCCCATTGTAGTAATCTTTATCGAATTCCTAATCAGGCTCTTCTTGCTAAAAAACTCTGTCTTTATGCTGGCCCTGGTAAGGTTTTCTTCTGCAACAGTGGAGCTGAAGCTAACGAGGTCCTTATTAAGTTGGCGCGTTTGTACGGACAGGCACGCTCCGGGAAAGACGGAGAGCAATACAAGATCATAGCTTCAGAAGGCGCCTTCCACGGTCGCACCTTTGGAGGCATGTCTGCAACTCCTATCGAGAAAGTCCAGGGGGGCTTCAAGCCGATGTTAGACGGGTTTGATTTTGGAAAATTCAATGATCTCGATAGCTTCACCTCGCTGATAGACGAACAGACTGCAGCGATCCTTCTCGAACCCATACAAGGTGAAGAAGGAATTAATCCATGTAGCCAAGAATTCCTACGGGGAATACGCAAACTCTGCGACGATCGTGGTCTCTTGTTCCTGGTTGACGAGGTTCAATGTGGACTTGGACGAACCGGTGACTTTTATGGATTCCAGCATGCAGGAATTCAGCCCGATGCGATAGCCATGGCAAAAGGCCTTGGCGGAGGGTTTCCCATCGGAGCAGTTTGGATCGACAACGAACACGCCTCTTTGTTCAAACCTGGCTCACACGGATGCACGTTTGGGGGATCCCCTTTAGCCTGTGCCGCATCATTGGCGGTTCTTGAGGTCCTCGAGAGAGAGAATCTATTGAATAAAATAAAAAAACACAGCCCTAAATGGATTGCATCGATCAAGGAACTTAAAAACAGATACCCCAATCTAGTTTCAGAAGTTCGTGGACGTGGCTATATGGTCGGCATCGCTATGAGGGAAGATCCAACTGAAATAATCAACAAACTTCGAGAAGCTGGTCTGCTTACAGTTCCGGCAAGCGGAAATGTCATTCGTCTCCTGCCACCTTATACCGTGTCAGAAAAGGAACTCGACCAATCCATTTCAATCCTGGATTCGGTAATATCCAGACATCTCCAATAACCTGAAACGATCTATTAAATTTTTATTCTCTCTTATCACGTACATTTTTCTATCGTCTTTCATTTGTCTCGCTAGGAACTAAACGTGAAACATTTCATTAAAGAAACTGACTTTTCGGTTGCCGAGTTGCCTGAGGTCTTCGCTCTGGCAAGGGATTTCAAACGGTTGCGCAATCGCCACACTCCCCCTACTCTAAAAAATCAGACATGGGCGATGTTTTTCTTCAAGAATAGCACCCGAACCCGAATCTCATTCGATGTTGGCATCTACGAGCTCGGAGGCAACTCCCTCTACCTTACGCAGGAAAGTTCTCAGATAAGCCGGGGAGAATCATGGTCCGACACCGCAAAAGTAATGTCCCGCTACGTTCACGGTGCTATTATTCGCGCCTACGAACACAAGGTCGTGGAGGAATTTGCCGCTGCTGGTGATATTCCAGTGATAAATGCTCTTACAGATTTCCTCCATCCCTGTCAGAGTTATAGCGATGTTTTTACCATGGCAGAAAAATGGTCTTCTAATGATGACCTAATTAATGCTGTTAAAGGCCGCAAGGTTACTTTTGTTGGCGATTGCAATTCAAATATGGCAAAATCTCTCGTCTTGGCTGGAAGCGTATTCAATTTCGAGGTTGCACTGTCTGGACCGCCAGAATTCGCACCAAAAGAGGACCTAAGAAATCTTCTTAATGAAAACGGATTGCAAGCAACATATGTATTCGACAATGACCCGATGGATACGGTAGTTGGCTCGGATGTGGTCTACACTGATGTTTGGGTTAGTATGGGTAACGAACAAGAAACCGAAGAACGGATAGCAATTCTTAATCCCTATTCCGTCACCCCCAAACTCATGGCTCAGGCTAAACCAAACGCTCTATTCATGCACTGCCTGCCTGCACATCCTGGCCAAGAGGTTGCAAAGGAAGTCATAGAGGGGCAACAATCAATCATATACGACCAGGCCGAAAACCGACTTCATATGCAAAAAGCAATACTCTCAGTTCTAAGCGAAGCGAATTCTAACAGACCAATTCAGTGATATTTCAATACAAGATTCTTTATCAACTTCGTCGTTGGTTTTAGAATTTCTAAAATATAGAGTTAGATCCCTTTGGCAATAAGATCCGCTCTTCTAAAAACGCCGAACAAACTACCATGAAAATAGTCTTAGCATATTCCGGCGGACTCGACACTTCCGTCATTCTGCATTGGCTTTGCCAACGATATGACGCTGAGGTCGTAACATACGCCGCGGATATTGGTCAACAGGAAGAGCTAGAAGGTTTAGAAGAAAAAGCGAAGGCAACGGGTGCAGTTGACCATTACTCGATCAAACTAACCGATGAATTTGCCCGGGATTTTATCTACCCAATGATGAGGGCAAACACTGTTTATGAAGGACAATACCTCCTCGGTACTGCAATTGCGCGACCATTGATTGCTAAGTCTCAAATCGCAATCGCAAAGAAAGTCGGCGCTACTGCACTTAGCCATGGTGCTACCGGAAAAGGAAACGATCAGTGCCGTTTCGAAATCACCTATGCGGCACTCGCTCCTAACCTCGAAGTTATTGCGCCTTGGCGACTCACAGAATTCCGCGAGAAATTTCCTGGCCGTAATGAAATGATC encodes the following:
- the argB gene encoding Acetylglutamate kinase; protein product: MTTNLKLDPVAKAEVLLEALPYIQRFRDSTFLIKYGGSFMDDPDKSLRLQVIRDIVLLNAVGVRIVIVHGGGKAISRAMGKAGLEPRFIRGLRVTDKESIRIVEKTLNKEINNEICDLLSHQKGKPLGLPGNAILNCSKLESFSENGELIDLGFVGKIQNVSTEPVESCLEDGSIPVLSSIATDRGGNVFNTNADEAASAVASALLARRLVYLCDVPGLLRDPKDPSSIIRTLYLDEVDELKNAGVISSGMLPKVDSAIRAIKAGVKRVHFIDARMPHSILLEIFTDKGIGTEIRK
- the argD gene encoding Acetylornithine aminotransferase — encoded protein: MTAIETEWESLYQEYSLGNYGTPPLTLVKGQGTKIWDDQGKEYLDFVCGIAVTSIGHCHPIWVNRIQDQVGKLAHCSNLYRIPNQALLAKKLCLYAGPGKVFFCNSGAEANEVLIKLARLYGQARSGKDGEQYKIIASEGAFHGRTFGGMSATPIEKVQGGFKPMLDGFDFGKFNDLDSFTSLIDEQTAAILLEPIQGEEGINPCSQEFLRGIRKLCDDRGLLFLVDEVQCGLGRTGDFYGFQHAGIQPDAIAMAKGLGGGFPIGAVWIDNEHASLFKPGSHGCTFGGSPLACAASLAVLEVLERENLLNKIKKHSPKWIASIKELKNRYPNLVSEVRGRGYMVGIAMREDPTEIINKLREAGLLTVPASGNVIRLLPPYTVSEKELDQSISILDSVISRHLQ
- the argF gene encoding Ornithine carbamoyltransferase, yielding MKHFIKETDFSVAELPEVFALARDFKRLRNRHTPPTLKNQTWAMFFFKNSTRTRISFDVGIYELGGNSLYLTQESSQISRGESWSDTAKVMSRYVHGAIIRAYEHKVVEEFAAAGDIPVINALTDFLHPCQSYSDVFTMAEKWSSNDDLINAVKGRKVTFVGDCNSNMAKSLVLAGSVFNFEVALSGPPEFAPKEDLRNLLNENGLQATYVFDNDPMDTVVGSDVVYTDVWVSMGNEQETEERIAILNPYSVTPKLMAQAKPNALFMHCLPAHPGQEVAKEVIEGQQSIIYDQAENRLHMQKAILSVLSEANSNRPIQ